In the Pithys albifrons albifrons isolate INPA30051 chromosome 3, PitAlb_v1, whole genome shotgun sequence genome, one interval contains:
- the LOC139669421 gene encoding histone H4 — MSGRGKGGKGLGKGGAKRHRKVLRDNIQGITKPAIRRLARRGGVKRISGLIYEETRGVLKVFLENVIRDAVTYTEHAKRKTVTAMDVVYALKRQGRTLYGFGG; from the coding sequence ATGTCTGGCAGAGGCAAAGGCGGGAAGGGACTTGGCAAAGGCGGCGCCAAGCGCCACCGCAAGGTGCTGCGCGACAACATCCAGGGCATCACCAAGCCGGCCATCCGCCGCCTGGCTCGGCGCGGCGGCGTCAAGCGCATCTCGGGGCTCATCTACGAGGAGACGCGCGGCGTGCTCAAAGTGTTCCTGGAGAACGTGATCCGGGACGCCGTCACCTACACCGAGCACGCCAAGAGAAAGACTGTCACGGCTATGGACGTGGTCTACGCCCTTAAGCGCCAGGGACGCACCCTCTACGGTTTTGGCGGTTAA
- the LOC139669422 gene encoding histone H3: MARTKQTARKSTGGKAPRKQLATKAARKSAPATGGVKKPHRYRPGTVALREIRRYQKSTELLIRKLPFQRLVREIAQDFKTDLRFQSSAVMALQEASEAYLVGLFEDTNLCAIHAKRVTIMPKDIQLARRIRGERA, encoded by the coding sequence ATGGCGCGCACGAAGCAGACAGCGCGTAAGTCGACGGGCGGCAAGGCGCCCCGCAAGCAGTTGGCCACCAAGGCGGCCCGCAAGAGCGCGCCGGCCACGGGCGGCGTCAAGAAGCCGCATCGCTACCGGCCCGGCACGGTGGCGCTGCGCGAGATCCGGCGCTACCAGAAGTCGACCGAGCTGCTGATCCGCAAGCTGCCCTTCCAGCGTCTGGTGCGCGAGATCGCGCAGGACTTCAAGACCGACCTGCGCTTCCAGAGCTCGGCCGTCATGGCTCTGCAGGAGGCCAGCGAGGCCTACCTGGTGGGGCTCTTCGAGGACACCAACCTGTGTGCCATCCACGCCAAGCGCGTCACCATCATGCCCAAGGACATTCAGCTCGCCCGTCGCATCCGCGGCGAGCGCGCCTGA
- the LOC139669423 gene encoding histone H3, with protein sequence MARTKQTARKSTGGKAPRKQLATKAARKSAPATGGVKKPHRYRPGTVALREIRRYQKSTELLIRKLPFQRLVREIAQDFKTDLRFQSSAVMALQEASEAYLVGLFEDTNLCAIHAKRVTIMPKDIQLARRIRGERA encoded by the coding sequence ATGGCGCGCACGAAGCAGACAGCGCGTAAGTCGACGGGCGGCAAGGCGCCCCGCAAGCAGTTGGCCACCAAGGCGGCCCGCAAGAGCGCGCCGGCCACGGGCGGCGTTAAGAAGCCGCATCGCTACCGGCCCGGCACGGTGGCGCTGCGCGAGATCCGGCGCTACCAGAAGTCGACCGAGCTGCTGATCCGCAAGCTGCCCTTCCAGCGCCTGGTGCGCGAGATCGCGCAGGATTTCAAGACCGACCTGCGCTTCCAGAGCTCGGCCGTCATGGCTCTGCAGGAGGCCAGCGAGGCCTACCTGGTGGGGCTCTTCGAGGACACCAACCTGTGCGCCATCCACGCCAAGCGCGTCACCATCATGCCCAAGGACATTCAGCTCGCCCGTCGCATCCGCGGCGAGCGCGCCTGA